From Pirellulales bacterium:
GCGGCCACTACCGCGAGGCCTCGCCTGGCCTGTTCGTGTCCGACGAGGTTCAGCTCGGCGCGCACGTGGTGACCGACACGCGCAAGGGCCCCATCCTCGTCGACACGGGTGCCAACATAGGTCCCTACTGCTACCTGAATGGCCCGGCCTACATCGGCGCCCACGCCCGGGTCATCGAGCACTCGGCCATCAAGGATGGCGTCGTGCTCGGCCATACGACCAAGATCGGCGGCGAGGTCGAGGCCTCGGTCATCGAGCCCTACACGAACAAACAGCACCACGGTTTCCTCGGGCACAGCTATCTGGGAAGCTGGATCAACCTGGGCGCCGGTACGTGCAACAGCGATCTGAAAAACACGTACGGCGAAGTGAACATGGAGTACCAGGGCAAGCGCGTGCCGACCGGCATGCAGTTCATTGGCTGCATCGTGGGAGACTACGTCAAATCGGCCATCAATACCGGAATCTTCACCGGCAAGACCATCGGCGTCTGTAGTATGGTCTATGGCTTCGTGACGACGAACGTGCCCAGCTTTGTCAACTACGCGCGCCTCTTCGGCCAGGTGACCGAAACGCCGGTCGAGGTGCTGATCGACACGCAGGCACGCATGTTCGCGCGGCGTAACGTGACGCAACGACTCTGCGATCGGCAGTTGCTGCGCGACATGTACGAGCTGACGCGCTACGAGCGTCAACTGGCCGGCGAACCGCTGGTCCTGTAAGGGGGACAGGGGATCTTTGGAACGGGTGGATAGATCGTTGGCGACGAAACTCTCGCAAGTCTACGGCTCTGGACGCTTCACGCTTTCCTTCGAGCTCTTTCCGCCCAAGACGGCCGAAGGAGAAGCGGAGATGTTCCGCCACGTGGCGGAGCTCGTAAAATTCTCGCCCAGCTTCGTCACCTGCACTTACGGGGCCGGTGGATCGACGCGCGATAAGACCCTTTCGATCGTCGAACGCGTGCGGCGCGACTTCGATCTCGACGTGGCAGCTCACCTCACGTGCGTCGGCTCGACCGTCGACGAGCTGCGCGGCTATCTCGCCGAGGCGATCCAGCGCGGCGTCGGCAGCATCGTCGCCCTGCGCGGCGATCCCCCCAAGGGCGAAACCAGCTTCCGCGCCGTCGCCGGCGGATTGTCGTATGCCAACGAGCTGGTGACCCTCATCCGACGCGAGTTTGCCACGCTGGGCATCGCCGTGGCTGGTTACCCCGAGACCCACCAAGAGGCCCCCAGCGCGGAGAGCGATCTCGAGAACCTCAAGCGCAAGGTCGACGCGGGCGCCGACGTCGTCGTGACGCAGTTGTTCTACGACAACGACGACTTCTTCCGCTTCCGCGACCGCGCCGAAAAGCTGGGCGTGCGCGTGCCGATCGTGCCGGGCGTCTTGCCCGTCACGAACCTGGCCCAGATTCGCCGCATCACCTCGCTCTGCGGCGCGAAGCTGCCGCTCGACTTCGTCACGCGACTCGAAGCGCAGCAAGACGATGCCGCCGGGCAATTCGACGTCGGCGTCGAGTTCGCCACCGCCCAGGTCCAAGGGCTGGCCGATGGCGGCGTGCCGGGCGTTCACTTCTACGTGCTCAACAAGTCGCAGGCCACGGCGGCCGTGCTCCGCAACGTGAAACGGCCGGGATAACGCCGTCCGAATCGTCCATCATCGTGTGGCGCTGCCCGTCGCACCCCCCAGGGTCTTCGCGACTGATCTCGGCGCGTGGACGATAAGTTTTTCAACTTCGACGTGCGAGCCAGTCGATACTCACTTGATGGGTGCTTGCGTGCGACGAGCCGACTTGGACTAGGCGCCAAACGGCAATTCGGTTACACGTTGGGCACGATTTTGCAGGCGGTCCGCTCACAGCACAGCGCAAGGAATGCACTGGTGCCGAGACCGTTGAGCTTTGCTCCGAGCCGGCGCGAGCTCCGCCTGGGATGGCGGTCCTGGCTCACTCTCTCGGCGGTGGCCGGCCTCTTTCTCCTGCTCGGCCTGGAGACCCTCTGGCAACACGGTCGCAGTCCCGACCCGAGCCTCTACCGCGCCCCCAGTGGCGTCGTGCTCGTGCTGTTGGCCCTCGTGCAGTGGCACGTCCTGTGGCGTCTCTACCGGTGTGGCGGCGCCGCCGATCCACGTCAGCTCTATTGGCGTCCCAACTTCTGGCAGTGGATGTTCGCCGGCGCTGTGCTGAACTACGTGGCCGTTCTTTCGCTGGGCGAACCGCACGACGTGCGGTACCTGTTTCGGGCCGCCGTAGCCGCCTGGTACACCGCGAGCCTGCTGCCGCTGGCGGCCCCGCGACGCTTCGAAAAAATCACCGTCACGCTCGGCGAACGCGCAACGATGCGCTCTTTGGGACGGCTGGCGTTTTACATCCTGCTGCTCGTCGCCTCGTTCGAGGCGACGTTGCGGCTGCACACGCTGGTCTTCGATGGTCGCGGTCCGGCGGCCTTCGTCGCCCAGGGCTTGCGGCTTCCCCCCGGCAGCCAGCACGGCGGCCGCAACGTCAATCGCCACGGGTACTGGGACGACGAATTCGTTCGCGCGACCACGCCCGGCGTCTTCCGCATCGCGGCCCTGGGGGATGGCGTGACCATTTCCGGCACGGCTCAGACGAACTACCTGGAGCTCGTCGAACAGAGCCTGCCCGGCGTCGAGATCTACAATTTCGGGCTGCCGCATGCTGGCCCGCGAGAATACGCCGCCCAGCTCGTGCATGAAGTGGCCGGCTTCCGGCCGGGGCTCGTCCTCGTCTTCCTCTCGGTCGACGACGACATCACGCGCGAGCTGCCCCTGCCCGATCCCTTTGAATGGCAGGGACTACGGCTCTATCAAACCATGACCGGCGCACTGCTCCCCCGCACGGGCAGGCAGCTTGCCGAAGAAGAATCGGCCGAGCGCGAGCGCCGCAAGGCCGAGGCGCTCGCCGTCTGTCGCACGCCCCTGGGGGACGAGATGCGCACGCGGTGGGACGAAGCCCTGGCCCACGTGAACGATCTCGTCGAGCAGTGTGCGCGGCGCGATTTACCCTGCGCCCTGGTGATCGTGCCGGGCGAGTTTCAGCTCAACGACGCCCGTTGTCAGAGCCTGGCTCGCCGCGCCGGTTACCCCCTGCAAGAGCTCGATCTGGAATTGCCGCAGCGGCGGATCGTGGGCTTCGCCCAAGAGAGGGCCGTGGCTCACCTCGACCTGCTTCCCTACCTGCGGCGCGCCGAGCAGCCCGTCTACGCGCCGCAGGATGGAAACTGGACGAGTGCCGGCCATCTCGCCGCGGCCGATTCGATCCGCGGCTGGTTGACGCGACAGTTTGGCCCCCTGATGACCTCGCACGCCCAAGCGGCGGCGTACTAGGTGCATCCTCAACTCGCAGGCCGACGCGATCGTCTCAGGCGATCTCGACGCCGTCGACGAAGCCACCCAACTCGCGGCAGCGCACCGGGTGCTGCAGCTTGCGGACGGCCTTGGCCTCGATCTGTCGCACGCGTTCGCGGGTCACGGAGAAGATTTTGCCCACCTCTTCGAGCGTGTAGGCATAACCGTCCGTCAGGCCATATCGCAGGCGGATGATTTCCCGCTCGCGATAGTTCAGCCCCTCGAGCACGTCGTCGATGGTGCGCTTGAGGTGCTCCTGGCTCAGGTCTCGCAGCGGATCTTCGTTGTGCCCATCCTCGACGAATTCTCCGAAGAAGCTATCGTCGTGCTCGCCGACCGGTTGATCGAGCGAAAGAGGATGCCGGGTCATGTTCAACACGCAGCGGGTCTCTTCGAGCGAAAGTCCCGCGGCCAAGGCGGTCTCTTCCAGGCTGGGATCGCGCCCCTTCTCCTGGTACAGGTCGCGCGTCACGGTGCGCACCTTGCTCATCGTCTCAATCATGTGAACCGGCAGGCGGATCGTGCGGCTCTGATCGGCGATGGCCCGGGTAATCGCCTGGCGAATCCACCACGTGGCATAGGTCGAGAACTTGTAGCCGCGGGCGTGCTCGAACTTGTCGACGGCCCGCATCAGGCCGGTGTTGCCTTCCTGAATCAGGTCGAGGAAGCTCAGCCCCCGGTTGCGATAACGCTTGGCGATCGACACGACCAGACGCAGGTTGCCGGCTGAGAGGACCCGCTTGGCGGCATCATAGCGAGCCTGCAAGTGGTGCGTCCTCGCCACGCGACGACGCAGCGTGGCGGGACTCTCGTAGGTGATCTTCATCAGGTAGTGCAGCTCGCTCTTCAGCTCGTCGGGGTGCGACATGCACAGGCCCCCCCGCTTCGCCTCGGCCAGTTGCTGCTGGAGGGCGTCCATCCGAGCACTGATCTCGGCCAATTGCTGCATGAGCGGTTGCAGGCGTTGCGTACGCAGGCCCAACTCTTCGACGAGGCGGACCGCCTTGTGACGGCGGCGCACCAGGCGGCGCCAGGCGGCACGGCGCTCCGACATGGGATAGCGCTTCGACACGGCGACCCGGTAATCGTGCGCGTTCTGCGCGAGCAGGTGATCGAGCGTCGTGAGATTCGGCTGCAGGCGACGTAGCACGTGGCGCTTCTCGGCGGCGTCGGTCACCGAGACCTCGACCGTGCGATCGAGTCGCAATTCGCCATCGCGCACCTTGCGGAGCAGGCTCACTGCTCCCTGCAACAAGTAGTCGCTGGCGAGCATCGAGTTGCGATAGTGCGTGCGGCTCTGCTCGATGTCGCGAGCGGCGTTCAATTCTTGCTCGCGCGAGAGGAGCGGAATCTCGCCCATCTGCATCAAGTAGATGCGGACCGGATCGTCGATGCGGGCATCGCCGTGCTCGTCCGATTCGAGGAGATCGTCGCCGTAGACGTCTTCTTCTTCACCGCGGTGCTCGTTATCGACGCCTTCTTCCTCGAAGCGTTCGTCGCGATCTTCCACGCCGGCGCGGGGCGAGGTTTCGTCTTCAAAGACCGCTTCGACCAGGCGCTCGACGCCCGATTTCTCTTTGCGAGCGGGCGTCGCGTGCTGGGCGACCTTGGAGCGAGTGACGCGAGAAGAGGGCTGCTTCCGGGTGTTCTTTCGCAAGTTGCTTCCCTTGTTCCGTGACGCACAAAAGGTCGCCGGCATCGAGCACGGCGGTCTGGCTGGCAGTTGAATGCACGTCGAGTGCCAGACCTCAGAGCCTTGCCGTCCGAACGACGACAAACGCCGAAATAGACGAGAGTTACGATGAGTTGAAGAGCCGCCGCCGCCGGTCGATCGAGGGGAGCATGTTGCCCGGCGGCATCGTGGACCGAACGGTCGCGTTGTCTTTCTGCAATACGTGCCCCGGTCACGCCTGGATCGAAGGGACCTGGGAGAAAGCGTTCTCGCGCCGTCAGAACCGCCCCGATCGGCACGACACTGCCGGTCAGCCGCCGGTCAACTTGGCCCGTCGCAGGGGGCTGCTATCATGGCCTGTTTCGCCGGTTGGCAGGTCGTCGTTCGAGGAAAACGAGCGATGCCCGGATCGACCCCCTTGGAGCATCCAGGGGCTGCCTGCCAGCGAGCGAACGAGCCGCCGCTTCCTCTCCTTGCAGCCTTCTGGAACGCCATGCCCCCCACGACGACAGCCCCAGCCAGCACCCTTTCGGCCCTGGTCGCCGAGTTCAAAAAGCAAGAAGAGGTGATTCGTCTGGGGGGTGGCAAAGCGGCCATCGCACGCCAGCACGAAAAGGGCCGCCTCACGGCCCGCGAACGCATCGAGCGGCTCATCGATCCCGGCACGAACTTCTTCGAGATCGGGTTGTGGCGCGCCTTCGAAATGTACGAAGAATGGGGGGGCGCCCCGTCGGCCGGAGTGGTCGTCGGCATCGGCAAGATCGCCGGCCGCCGCCATATGATCGTGGCCAACGATGCCACCGTGAAGGCGGGGGCCTTCTTCCCCGCCACAGCAAAAAAAGTGCTCCGCGCGCAGCGCATCGCCCTCGTGAACCGCTTGCCACTCGTCTACCTGGTCGACTCGGCCGGCGTCTTCTTGCCTCTGCAAGAGGATGTCTTTCCCGACGAGGACGACTTCGGCCGCATCTTTCGCAACAACGCCGTGATCTCGGCCGGTGGGCTGAGCCAGATCGCCGCGATCATGGGAAACTGCGTCGCCGGCGGCGGATACCTGCCTGTGCTGTGCGACAAGCTGCTCATGACCGAAGGCTCGGGCCTTTACCTGGCCGGGCCGGCCCTGGTACGCAGCGCCATCGGTCAGCGCGTCTCGCACGAAGAGCTCGGCGGCGCGGCCATGCATGCGCAGGTCTCAGGCACGATCGACTATCGCGATCCGAACGACGAAGCGTGCCTCGAGCGGCTGCGGAAGCTTGTCGCGCTCGGGGCCCCCGATTCCGAGCTGCCGCCAGCCCCGTTTACGCGGCAGGCTGCCGCGGGGCCTGCCCGACCGGGAACCGATCTCTACGACCTGGTGAACCCCGATCCGCAGAAGCCGTACGAGGCACGCGATGTCATCGCCTGCCTGGTCGACCGCGACAGCTTCGAGGAGTACAAGCCCGAGTACGGCCAGTCGGTCGTCTGCGGCACGGCCCATCTCGGCGGCTTTCCGGTGGGCATCTTCGCGAATCAGCACCACCAGGTGCAGCCGGCGCAAGGGCCGATCCAATTCGGCGGCGTGCTCTACGTCGACAGCGCCGAAAAGGCCGCCCGGTTCATCATGAACTGCAACCAGGACTGGCTGCCAATCATCTTCTTGCACGACGTGAACGGCTTCATGGTCGGCCGCGACAGCGAGCAGGAAGGGATCATCCGAGCGGGGGCGAAGCTCGTGAACGCCATCAGCAACAGCCGCGTGCCGAAGCTTAGCGTGATGCTGGGGGGCTCCTTCGGGGCAGGCAATTACGCCATGTGCGGCAAGGCCTACGACCCGCGCTTCATTTTCGCCTGGCCCACGGCCCGCTGCGCCGTGATGGGAGGCGAGCAGGCCACGTCGACCTTGCTCGACGTGACGGTGAAGAGCCTCGAGCGGCAGGGGCACGCCGTCGATGCCGCCGAGTTGGCCGCCCTGCGCGACAAGGTCAAGGGAAGCTACGATCGACAGATGGACCCGCGCTACGGCGCCGCACGCGGCTGGGTTGATGCCATCATCGATCCGGCCGAGACGCGCGACGTCCTGATCACGGCGCTGGAAGTCGCCACGCGACATGCCGAACAGGAGCCCTTCCGCGTGGGGGTCTTCCAGGTGTAACGTCGGATGCCGCGGACCGAGGAAACCGAGGAGATCACCATGAGCGACGCGCCGGTCCGCATCCACATCCACGATTCGACCGCCACGGTCGTCATGAATCGCCCCGGCAAGCGCAACGCGCTCAGTCGCGAATTGCTGGCCGAGCTGGCGCAGGCCTTCAGCGACCTGCATCAAGAACGCCGCGTTCGCGCCGTGATTCTCACCGGCTCTGGACCCGCCTTCTGCGCCGGCATGGACCTGGGCGAGATGCTCGACGTGGCCGGCACGCCCGAGGCCTATGCCACCTGGCAGAACGACGCGCTGGCCTACCGCGATCTCGTGCAGCAGATGCTGATCTTTCCCAAGCCCATCATCGCCGCCGTGAATGGCGCTGCGCTGGCCGGCGGAGCGGGACTACTGCTTGCCTCGGACATCGTCGTGGCGGCCGAAGGGGCCTCGTTCGGGCTGCCCGAGCCACGGCGCGGCATCGTGGCGGGGCTGGTTGCGCCGCTGCTGGCGTTCCGCGTCGGAGCCGGTCCGGCCGGCTACCTGATGCTCACCGCCGCGCCGATCTTCGCCTCCGAGGCCCTGCGCCTGCATCTCTTTCACGAAGTGGTGCATCCCGACCATCTCTGGCCCCGCGCCAAGGAGATCGGCACGGCCTGCGCCGAATCGGCCCCCGAGGCCATTCAACTCACCAAGCGGATGCTCAACGAGACGGTCGGCGAGCACCTGAACACGCTGTTGACGGCCGGCGCGGCCGTGAGCGCCACGTCGCGCACGACCGAAGCGGCGCGCGAAGGGCTAGCGGCGTTCCGCGAGAAGCGCGCGCCGCAGTGGGTATAAGGCAGCCGTCGGCGATGCGTAGCTCGCGCGCTCGTCAACTGCGGGTGTAATAACGTCCAGGCAGTAGATCGACAAGCGAGTTGTGGCTGGGGTAGGGATGTCCCACGTGCTGCCGATAGGCTTCGGCGAACTTGACCCCCACTTCCCAACCGCGACCGGCGCCCCAGCGACGCTGGCTCTCGAGATACTCGTCGACACCGTGCTGCGCGCGGAGCCAGTTGCGCTGGCTTTCGTGACACGCCAGCATCTGCTGCTTCGTCTCGAAGACGTCGCTCACGTCGATGTAGAAGTGCGGCAGGATCGGCTCCCCCCACAGATCCTTCCCCTCGACCGGATCGACATAGAACAGCGCCGGAATTCGATCGGTCGGCGGCGCCGGCTCCCATTGACGCGTGGCGTAATTGGGACAGCTCGCGTTGAAGCAGGCGTCGCGTACCAGCTTGCTCGTCGCCTCGTGATCTTCCATATAATCGACCGGCGGCGCCGTCAGCACGACGTCGGGTCGGGCGCGGCGCACCAGCTCGGTGACGCGGCGCTTCGAGTCGTTGTCGATCACGATGCTCAGATCGCGGAACTCGAGGCAGTGATACTCCGCGCCGATGATCTCCGCCGCGCGACGCGCCTCTTCGCGGCGCACCGCGGCGATCTCCTCGGGACCCATCTCGCGGCTGCCGCAGTCTCCCGGCGTCATCGTGGCGATGATGACTGTGTGCCCCGCCGCGGCCAACAGTGCCAGCGTGCCCGCGCACTGGAATTCCACGTCGTCCGGATGGGCGTGGATGGCAAGAATGCGACGCTTCACGTCGCGGGCGCGGTCTGGCGCCGTTTCGCCATGCGCGGGGGAGTGCATATCGTGCTTGTCGTTCATCGGTCGCCTGCTGGTCGCGAAGTGAACAGATGGTTCAGGAGCGACCAGATTAGCAGATACCAAGGTAGCTGCCGAGCAGACCCGGCGCTCGGATGTAGCGGACGTAGATGAGGAGCCATCTGAGCCATGTGGCCGGCTGGACTTGGTCCGTCCCTCGCCCAGAGGATACACTGGGGAATGACGAGCGGCCCGCACTTCGGGCTGCACTCGTGGTCCCGCTCCGATGAACCGGCTCACGACGCGTCGAGCATGCCAGCGACGTGTTCCAATACGGTGGTGTTTCGTAATGCCGGAGGGGACAGGGTGGCCAGCGGGGCCGCCGAATTTTCCAGGCGCCCACGAAGCGCATCACGGCCGCGCATTTTCCAGGAGACAGACGCCATGTGGAATTCATTGCACCGGTTGTTCCGTTCGCCGTCGTCGCGGCCGGCACGCGGCTCCTCCGCGCCGCGTTCGGCTCGGCGCAAAGGCTTGACGCGCGCGACAGCCCAGCTCGAATCGCTCGAGCATCGCCGGCTGCTCGCGCTCGCGCCGGTGCAGTTCGACCAGGTGCTCGACATCGAAACCGTGGGAGATCAGTTCTACTTTTCCGCGGCCTATGAATCGCAACAAGGCGCGCCCGGCACGGTGGGCGTCGAACTATGGGTGAGCGACGGCACCACGGCCGGCACGCGACTGGTCAAGGATATTCGGCCCGGCCCGGCGAACTCGTCGCCCCAGCAACTCACCAATGTCAATGGCACGCTCTTCTTCATCGCGCGCACCGACGAACACGGCCTCGAACTGTGGAAGAGCGATGGCACCACCAGCGGCACCGTGCTGGTGAAAGACATTAGCAGCGGTCCCAATTCGTCGGCGCCCAGCGATCTTTCCAACGTGAATGGAATGCTCTACTTCCGGACGCAATTGGAGGGCAACACCACTACCATCCATCGGAGTGACGGTACGGAAGCCGGCACCGTGCTGCTCGCCGTCATCCCCAAGTTGTCGCCGAGCAGCGAGGTGGTGTCAGGCGGTTTTACCGAGGTGAATGGCCTCGCCTTCTTCCGCGGCGACGATGGCACGAACGGCATGGAACTCTGGAAAAGCGACGGCACGCCCGGCGGGACGAGCATCGTGAAGAACATTGGCCCCGGCATAAATCGCGGTGTCAACAACCATGGAATCAACGTCGGCGGCACGCTGTTCTTTACCGCCGACGATGGTACGGGATTCAGACTCTGGATGAGCGACGGCACCCCAGCCGGCACGGTAAAGTTGGGAACCACCTCGCCACACGACTTGACGAATCTCAACGGCTTGTTGTATTTCGGCGCATTCGAAGCCGGCTTGGGCAATGAACTCTGGAAGAGCGATGGCACTCAAGCCGGGACGGTCCTCGTGGGCGATATCACCCCGGGCTCCTCATCGAGCGCGCCCGATGGGCTCACCACGATCGGCAATACCCTCTATCTCAAAGCCGAAAACCGGCTGTGGTGGAGCGACGGCAGCCCGGCAGGCACCAATCGTATCTCGAACAATGTCCAACCGACGTTCAACACCCTGGCCGCGGACGAAACTCCTTTCGTCGGCGCGAATGGCCTGGTCTTCTTTCCGGGTCGGCCCCCCGGCTCTCTCCCGAACGTGCCGACGGTATTGTGGAAAACCGATGGGACGAACGCCGGCACGGCCCCCGTCTCGCAAATCGCCGACATTCCCCACCGGCTGCGTTCGTTTGACAACTCGGTCTATTTCGTGGCGCAGAGCGAACGCGTGCTGATGCGCACCGACGGTTCGACCGCAATCCGCGTCTTGGGTCTCGATCCGCAAGATACGAATGGCGTGAACCTCAGCCCGTTCCCCTACTTCGATTCGTTCGATCGCCCCGACAGCAGCCGCCTGGCGGGACCCTGGCTGGAACAGGTCGGCGATTTGCGCATGGCCAACAACGTCGTTGAACTTGCCCAGAACACCGAGTCGGTCGCCACGCTGTTCGGGCTGAGCAAAACAGATATGCTCGTTCGTGTCGACTACGACCTCAGCGGCGGCATCGAAGGCCAGAGCGTCGGCGTGCTGGCACGCTACGGTGGTCCGGGCGATGCCAATACCTACATGGCGCGCGTCATACGTGGTCCGAACAACACCTACAGTGCCAACATCTGGTTGAACCTGAATGGCAACTACACGCCGCTGGCCAGTGCCGCTACGAGCGCCGCGGTCGGCACCCTGCGGTTCGAGGTCCTCGGCAATCGGCTTTCGCTCTTCATCGACGACGTGCTGATCACCAGCGTGACCGACAACAGTATCGCCGGGCCGGGTTCAGCGGGCATCCGTCTGACGGGCGGAACCGCAAACAATTTCCTCGTCGACGAACCACTTTTCACGCCGCCCGCTAATGTCACGCTCCCGTTCACTGACAATTTTAATCGTGCCAACAATCCGAATCTCGGCGCCGATTGGACCGAGCAGTTGGGTGACCTGCGCATCCTCAACAACGCCCTGGTGCAACAATTCAACTCCACCGCCGTTCTGACGCTGAATGGCCCGGACGTGTCGAACGTAACCATCTCGGCCGATATCGACCTGACCACGCTCGCCCAAACCGGCAGCAGCATCGGGCTTTTGGGACGCTACAGCGGACCGGGGGACTCGAACGGATACATGGCGCGGCTCTACCGCAGCAATGCGTCGCAGTACTTCGTGCAGATCTGGCGCCATACCGGCCTCGACTGGGAGTTCCTCAATCAGAATTCCGTGGCGAGCGGCGTGGGCAATCTGCGCTTCGTCCTGAACGGCACGTCGCTCCAGGCCTTCTGGAACAATGTGCTGACCGTGAGTGTCATCGACAGCGCCATCACCGGACCAGGTCTGATCGGCATCCGTCACTCGGGAGGCGTGCTCGACAATTTCAGCGCGCAATGAGCCGTCGCTGCGTCGAGGGGCGTCGAGTCGTCCTCCGTGCGGATCGTTTCCTTGGCGGTCCCCGGCTCGTTCGCCGCCCCCGCGAAGCTCAGATCGAGGAACAACTCCTCGCTCGTCTCGGCCAGCACGTTGTCGAGGATCGTCGCGTCGACCGGCTGCGACGTTTCGTCGCGTGCGATGTCGAGCAACCCATTCTCGGCGCTACAGTCGGAAATGGCGCCGTCCGTCCCGTCGTGCAGCGCGACGGCCGACGGCCCCACGGAATTGCCTTGTTCGGTCGTGGTGAAGCTCACCTCGGGGAGATCGGCCGTCAGCAAACGGCGAACTTCCAACGATTCCTGCTTCAAGCGTCGGGGTAAATGCGAATTGTGCGCGGGCATGCGACGACGCGGGGGTGCCATGCGGCCATCTCCTGCGGAAAAACAAACGTTCAGCGGCGCTCAGCTACGGAGTTCCCTGGCAAACATCGCTTGCAGAGAAACATCGTGCGCATGCGGTGCAACAACAGCGCAGCGCGCTGAACTGCCGCGTTCGACGGGGAGACACCAACCTCCGCCGCCAAACATGGGTACTGGCTTCGGCGGGGTTTGTTTAACGGGGTTGGCCTCGTCGACAGAAGGAGGATCGAGATCCCATGGTGCATCGGGCCTCGTCTTGAGGACAGCGATTCAGTA
This genomic window contains:
- a CDS encoding glucose-1-phosphate thymidylyltransferase, with product MTVVLFEDEWVPQLYPVSIGKPAFAITCGGYRLIDLIAEFDASVRWIVRPYLREIQRENFPELAAAPADPGPTLLVNAALAPLASSLDTLDRLVREGRPCIVRAKKRTVVALLPAGASPPAEGSTAEELTLYFKGLEFDALELDLPLLEYPHDIVRYHLLGLAGNLERRLQRGHYREASPGLFVSDEVQLGAHVVTDTRKGPILVDTGANIGPYCYLNGPAYIGAHARVIEHSAIKDGVVLGHTTKIGGEVEASVIEPYTNKQHHGFLGHSYLGSWINLGAGTCNSDLKNTYGEVNMEYQGKRVPTGMQFIGCIVGDYVKSAINTGIFTGKTIGVCSMVYGFVTTNVPSFVNYARLFGQVTETPVEVLIDTQARMFARRNVTQRLCDRQLLRDMYELTRYERQLAGEPLVL
- the metF gene encoding methylenetetrahydrofolate reductase [NAD(P)H]; the protein is MATKLSQVYGSGRFTLSFELFPPKTAEGEAEMFRHVAELVKFSPSFVTCTYGAGGSTRDKTLSIVERVRRDFDLDVAAHLTCVGSTVDELRGYLAEAIQRGVGSIVALRGDPPKGETSFRAVAGGLSYANELVTLIRREFATLGIAVAGYPETHQEAPSAESDLENLKRKVDAGADVVVTQLFYDNDDFFRFRDRAEKLGVRVPIVPGVLPVTNLAQIRRITSLCGAKLPLDFVTRLEAQQDDAAGQFDVGVEFATAQVQGLADGGVPGVHFYVLNKSQATAAVLRNVKRPG
- a CDS encoding sigma-70 family RNA polymerase sigma factor gives rise to the protein MPATFCASRNKGSNLRKNTRKQPSSRVTRSKVAQHATPARKEKSGVERLVEAVFEDETSPRAGVEDRDERFEEEGVDNEHRGEEEDVYGDDLLESDEHGDARIDDPVRIYLMQMGEIPLLSREQELNAARDIEQSRTHYRNSMLASDYLLQGAVSLLRKVRDGELRLDRTVEVSVTDAAEKRHVLRRLQPNLTTLDHLLAQNAHDYRVAVSKRYPMSERRAAWRRLVRRRHKAVRLVEELGLRTQRLQPLMQQLAEISARMDALQQQLAEAKRGGLCMSHPDELKSELHYLMKITYESPATLRRRVARTHHLQARYDAAKRVLSAGNLRLVVSIAKRYRNRGLSFLDLIQEGNTGLMRAVDKFEHARGYKFSTYATWWIRQAITRAIADQSRTIRLPVHMIETMSKVRTVTRDLYQEKGRDPSLEETALAAGLSLEETRCVLNMTRHPLSLDQPVGEHDDSFFGEFVEDGHNEDPLRDLSQEHLKRTIDDVLEGLNYREREIIRLRYGLTDGYAYTLEEVGKIFSVTRERVRQIEAKAVRKLQHPVRCRELGGFVDGVEIA
- a CDS encoding acyl-CoA carboxylase subunit beta; this encodes MPPTTTAPASTLSALVAEFKKQEEVIRLGGGKAAIARQHEKGRLTARERIERLIDPGTNFFEIGLWRAFEMYEEWGGAPSAGVVVGIGKIAGRRHMIVANDATVKAGAFFPATAKKVLRAQRIALVNRLPLVYLVDSAGVFLPLQEDVFPDEDDFGRIFRNNAVISAGGLSQIAAIMGNCVAGGGYLPVLCDKLLMTEGSGLYLAGPALVRSAIGQRVSHEELGGAAMHAQVSGTIDYRDPNDEACLERLRKLVALGAPDSELPPAPFTRQAAAGPARPGTDLYDLVNPDPQKPYEARDVIACLVDRDSFEEYKPEYGQSVVCGTAHLGGFPVGIFANQHHQVQPAQGPIQFGGVLYVDSAEKAARFIMNCNQDWLPIIFLHDVNGFMVGRDSEQEGIIRAGAKLVNAISNSRVPKLSVMLGGSFGAGNYAMCGKAYDPRFIFAWPTARCAVMGGEQATSTLLDVTVKSLERQGHAVDAAELAALRDKVKGSYDRQMDPRYGAARGWVDAIIDPAETRDVLITALEVATRHAEQEPFRVGVFQV
- a CDS encoding enoyl-CoA hydratase/isomerase family protein; protein product: MSDAPVRIHIHDSTATVVMNRPGKRNALSRELLAELAQAFSDLHQERRVRAVILTGSGPAFCAGMDLGEMLDVAGTPEAYATWQNDALAYRDLVQQMLIFPKPIIAAVNGAALAGGAGLLLASDIVVAAEGASFGLPEPRRGIVAGLVAPLLAFRVGAGPAGYLMLTAAPIFASEALRLHLFHEVVHPDHLWPRAKEIGTACAESAPEAIQLTKRMLNETVGEHLNTLLTAGAAVSATSRTTEAAREGLAAFREKRAPQWV
- a CDS encoding PIG-L family deacetylase — its product is MNDKHDMHSPAHGETAPDRARDVKRRILAIHAHPDDVEFQCAGTLALLAAAGHTVIIATMTPGDCGSREMGPEEIAAVRREEARRAAEIIGAEYHCLEFRDLSIVIDNDSKRRVTELVRRARPDVVLTAPPVDYMEDHEATSKLVRDACFNASCPNYATRQWEPAPPTDRIPALFYVDPVEGKDLWGEPILPHFYIDVSDVFETKQQMLACHESQRNWLRAQHGVDEYLESQRRWGAGRGWEVGVKFAEAYRQHVGHPYPSHNSLVDLLPGRYYTRS